The following are encoded together in the Chiroxiphia lanceolata isolate bChiLan1 chromosome 8, bChiLan1.pri, whole genome shotgun sequence genome:
- the SRGN gene encoding serglycin, which produces MPAKMQLLIRCNGRIFLAVCLILFVGYTAQGAPMQRARYKRVRCRPDPWSANCIEEKGPWFYLPTGGANRILPPMADPSLMRRYQELGDIFPLSDEDSGSGSNTMVGAEPASGSGLGDSDSFSEVKLPVFLEGLRGTKLKEKLSEEDLLF; this is translated from the exons ATGCCAGCCAAAATGCAGCTCCTTATCAGATGTAACGGGAGGATTTTCCTGGCTGTTTGTTTAATCCTCTTTGTGGGATACACAGCACAAG GTGCTCCGATGCAGAGGGCAAGGTACAAGAGGGTGAGATGCCGCCCTGACCCGTGGTCTGCCAACTGCATCGAGGAGAAGGGGCCCTGGTTTTACCTGCCCACTGGTGGAGCCAACAGGATCCTTCCTCCCATGGCAGACCCGTCCCT GATGAGGCGATACCAGGAGCTGGGTGACATATTTCCTCTCTCCGATGAGGATTCTGGCTCTGGGTCCAATACTatggtgggagcagagccagcctcTGGGTCAGGGCTTGGTGACAGTGATAGCTTCTCTGAGGTGAAGCTGCCTGTCTTCCTGGAGGGCCTGCGAGGCACCAAGCTGAAGGAGAAGCTGTCGGAGGAGGATTTGCTCTTCTAG